In the genome of Candidatus Baltobacteraceae bacterium, one region contains:
- a CDS encoding HAD family hydrolase: protein MTRTIDAVLFDLDDTLHDDTLAYQSAAEDVAHEIAAEHGVDAIALKAAYIAQAEGFWKRLSPEAFAIKLANIRPQLWGAALETVGLQDASLAHRSAQMYDEYRKRYYAVFPGVIELLSELRAAGKKLGIVTNGFAETHYEKIALLRIGEFFDALFIADELGMLKPDPLLFAHACTTLGSAPARTAMVGDRYDRDVKGAAAAGLFTVYLKVRDEVLPDGCTPPDATCTSILEVSRVLLGNLPPSQSVS from the coding sequence TTGACTCGGACTATCGATGCGGTGTTGTTCGATCTCGACGACACGCTGCACGACGATACGTTGGCCTATCAAAGCGCTGCCGAAGACGTGGCGCACGAAATTGCCGCCGAGCACGGCGTCGACGCGATCGCGCTCAAAGCGGCGTACATCGCGCAAGCCGAAGGTTTTTGGAAACGGCTTTCTCCCGAGGCGTTCGCGATAAAGCTTGCCAACATCCGGCCCCAGCTCTGGGGCGCGGCGCTCGAGACGGTGGGACTTCAAGACGCGTCGCTCGCGCACCGTTCCGCGCAGATGTACGACGAATACCGGAAGAGGTACTACGCCGTTTTTCCCGGCGTGATCGAGTTGCTGAGCGAACTGCGCGCGGCCGGAAAGAAACTGGGCATCGTTACGAACGGTTTTGCTGAGACGCACTACGAAAAAATCGCGCTGCTGCGCATCGGCGAGTTCTTCGACGCGCTCTTTATCGCCGACGAGCTGGGCATGCTCAAGCCCGACCCGCTGCTGTTCGCGCATGCGTGCACGACCTTGGGGAGCGCCCCTGCCCGAACCGCGATGGTGGGCGACCGTTACGATCGCGACGTGAAGGGCGCCGCCGCCGCCGGCCTCTTCACTGTCTACCTGAAAGTCCGCGACGAGGTCCTACCGGACGGTTGCACTCCTCCCGACGCGACCTGTACGTCGATCTTGGAGGTCTCCCGGGTGCTGCTCGGCAACCTCCCGCCCTCCCAGAGTGTCTCGTAA